The DNA segment TTATGGAGGATCAAACCAGAACTGAGCTAGGCGAGGACCTAAGGGATGACTTAGGGAAAGCAGAGCAGAGCATTTGTCCCTGAGAGAAGAGGATATGTATCTCATGATCCTGATTGGCGGCAAAGTCAGCCCATCATGTACCCTCCTGTTCCTCTCTTTCCAGAGCTCATAAATTGCAGCCTGCCACACTTGGAGAATAGCTAATCTGACCATGGAATCCGGATGAGCATTGGGAAGCCAGAGTAGGATATCTGCCCATCGAGAAGGTACTGAAGATAAGTGAAACCTATGCAACAAAGATCTCCACACCACCAATGAGAAGGAGCattcaaagaagagatgattaCGGGATTCTTCACCATCACCACATAGCAAACAAGCAGGGTCAATGTCAATATTCCAGGAGATCAGACGGTCGAAGGTTGGATTACGATTCAAGATGAATAACCAAGTTGTATTGGAATGCCTAGGAATAGAAGCCTTATGCCATACTAAGGGAGCCCAGCTTTTTTGAGGCGAGGTTCTTCTAATGGCATTGAAAATTTGCTGAGAAGAGAACTTTTTGCATTTAGAACCATCCACAGACCATACTGCTGAGTCGGAGCCAGTATCCATATGAAGCGTTGTGACATAGGAGGAGAGCAGGACTTGAttatctgatcttgcattgggTAGCAGCCAACCATCTGCCGATTTTAGGTCAGCAACTGTTGAAGTTAATGGAATACCAAGAGAGCCATCAGACACCAAAAATTCTTTTAAGATACCAAAGGGTGTCCATGGATCCCACCAGAAAAATGTAGAGTCTCCACTTTTAACTTCAATTCTGATGAAGGATAGCGCTTGACTAtaaatgtattaattatatactcgactaacaatttttaataagtttacACCAACAATAAATTAAcgaatttagtttattttaaaatttaaaatttatcattattaaataaaaatataataaaagcaTTATAATCTATCTTTTccgcaatatttttttttgttaaaagaaatTTATCTTCTGATAACGTATGGAGTATATAAATGAATTAACTGTCAACAACAAAAAGTGTTCTTTCTACAAAAGACAAAACGAATTTAGATGAACAAATACAATGAATGTAACTATCGTCCAACCAACCATGCATAGACTTTGTGTAATTCAAAGTAAAATTGAGTTTAACATAATCGTaatacaattaaatattttgatccATAAATGCCATATTTCTTGTTCTAAATAATTCTATTCTACCTAGTAGTAATTACTATTTTTTGATCGTTCAACTAACGCATTTACAGAAAATAGTAGCACCCTTCAAATTCCATCGCATCAAATTTTTGGGTCtttcttttcaaattttatcTATCATTTACAACATATCATCAAGAAGACCCCCAAAGAATAAAAGACGTTCCAATTAAGCCCCATAACTTTCAAATTGAAATATTAAGATCAATCTTAACCTTCTTCTTCGTTGAAGAACTCGTAGGCAGAGAAACAACGGTATCGCATCTCGGACATCTCGGGTTGTTCTTCATCACCAAAACGTAGCTCAAACATCCTGGACACCCAGCCGCCACCGGCGACGACGACGCAACCTCCGCCCCCCGATGATGATGACGATCGTCCGGCGATTGCCGTTTCTTCAACACAACCGGATCTCTCTCGGCTCTCTCGAGAGCTGATTTCACCTTGTCAAGCGTGCAAACGCTCTGAAAATTACGGTTCGGCGGGAGAAGCTTCAGCTCCGGCGAGGTGTCGTCGAAGAGGTTAAGCAACGGCTTCGCGTGAGAGTTTGTTGGATTCGGAGGGAACAAATTCAAATCCTGAAACGACGACGACGTCGTTGGCAATGTTTGATTGGATTGATCTGCGTTTGTTATCGACGAGGAGCTCGTCGAGTTGCATCGCTGCAAATAAACCTTCCCTGACtgtttcaaaaattcaaaaaatcaatCTCTCTGTTTCGTTCGATTCGAAATCAATTACAAAGCTGAGGAGAGAGAGTGATCGAATCGAAACGAACCTTGAGATCGAGACGCTTCTCCCATCCGGTGGGGACTTGGAGATCGAGGTCGAGCTCTAGTGACCGATCACCtccccctcctcctcctctgctTCCGAGGAGATCGCGAGTCATCGGCGCCGTCGTCGATTTCGCGCCGGAGGATTCTTTCGCATCGTTGTAACCGTTTAGTAACCGTACGAGGGAGCTGACGTCAGCGGCCATACCAGAATCGAGAGAGATAAAAAGAGagcgagcgagagagagagagagagagagtaatggGCTGTGTAAAAAAAATGCGGAGAGGGGTTATATAGAAGGAGCCAATATTAAGAGCCGAATTGTAGAAATGAAGATTGTAGAGGAAAATTAAAtgcaaatttaattattttattaattgctGTAATTTATCCTATACgtttcatattaaatatttattgtcaATTTTGAAATTTAGTTTTTGATGCATGTGTTTGATAAAATTTACAATTCCTTGTTTATTACTccttctgtttttaaaagatgcatattctagaattttcacatatattaagaaaactcattaaatatgcattgtttttttatgaataacaatttttcataagttttagctaatagaaattcaataaacaccattaattttttttgaaacttacaatttttcataaaatcaaacattaaaaaagtaaaaaatgtatatttttgaaacaatttgttTTTCCAGAACACATCTTTTATGAACGGAGTGAGTAATTAGCtataaatattaattcaaacaaaaaaataaaaataatagtagtaTGTAATAAAAGAATCAGCATGCTAAACCATTAGCTAATTAGTTGTAAATTTTTCTATACgtttcatattaaatatttattgtaaatcttgaattttatattttgaatgtatgtgtttgataaaattttcaatttcatttatattttattaatttgcaataaaaatattaataagagtaaaatatataataaaaactagcATGTAGTACTCAAATTTCTTAATCAGCTAATTAATGAGTGATATTGTATAACTAATTTGGCTATCTAAACCATTTAAAAATAGCTTTAGCTAGTAAAAGCAATATACTACTTCTTCTGTTTCTTAATgatagattttttagaaaaagtgtttgttttataaagatgtttttttttttgtgttttctatgaaaaaattataagcttcaagaaaattaattaactttGTTGAATTATTATtgattaaaagttattgaaaattgaaaattatagaaaacgatacattttttatggtagtttaatgtgttttcttaatatgtgtgaaaatactaaaaagttttttgaccaaaaaaagtcTATTTTTTAAGAACGGATAGAGTATTATTCAatatttacaacaaaaaaaaatgttgttgaatttgatttttattgttttctttcaGAGTTGATTTACATTGCTTTCTCTGGTGTAGAAGCTATGTAGTATTAATGAGGAGGTTACATTTATCGTTGTACCATTATTGACTagcatttaaatttaatgaatTTAATGTGTGTTGATCTCTAACCCTTTTTTTCTTTCCCCTACTTCACGCTCTACACGTTTTCTAACTATTCGATTTCTTACGTACCCTTACCATATTTTTGTCACATTTAACtttctatttaattttacatCTTTATGACATTAAATTTATACATCCTCCTTCTTCACAACAGCAATATCGAACCCACTATTGATACCTAAATGTATTGTTTCTTATATGTTTCCTTATAATATACAGTAGTATTTTCTTgtaattattttagtattttcttGTACTGTTAGTTTTTTTTGCCAACTTTTGTAGTAATCGTCGAATGGAGGAGAGACAGAGCCAAAGTGTCTTAAATGCGATAGTGAGAGCATTAAATGCTAAGCGTCTCTCCATAATTACTTTTCAAACCTTATTACTtcaactagattttttaaccgcgctacgcgcggataagatattatatgtatttttctattctaaaaaataatgtataatattatattatattatttaaagaatataaataagactacataacataaatattttttttttattttctttgtggaaatcattatgttgtttgattgttgtagttaattcacatatttgcatagatatttgtgatagatgaataactatatttttattatcagtaaatagtatatattcattatataatataagaaaaatgaaattatttactttttaacaaacttgtctcatgttggggactcggttatagacatatcatattcgaaggaaacatttttacacttatcaatctttttaacaatcaagaaacaaatctgaatatcaaaacaatatctcatacgatctctttgtggaataactgctctgaaaaaattgaatttatgcatcaaaaaggACAGGAAATAgatgtgcagatatgttatctaagtcagcttcacaaagtactattcatagttcatatatcattaatgtccatcctatttttttgtctaccatttcttaaacatcttgaaataactaatattaattaataataaactttttggtggaaaaaaaatcatatttgtcaaattatcgcttaattattttattaatatggtctaagaagctttcaagtgatatcatagtttaatttattagtttttttgttaatttttagaattttttgtatttaagatttttttccatattaaacttctatttctttcacaaaattgatatatatatatatatatatatatatatatatatatatatatatatatgtcgtaaaaattaccatcaaatcagttttacttatttattattttgttttaacgaaaatacactttttaaataatttaatttaaaataaaattataaattaatttgctgtattctaacaatttcattgatttaattaatttgctttggtggataacttaaaaagttttcatatgaatcagggaaagcaagcttatgttgttatattatatttattttgtgtatatagaatctatatataatgctagtgtaataaagaaagaacattatttttttgtaacttcaaaaagatacattattacaatttgaaatgaatcaaaattgaataaaatggtaattaaatatttgtaaatctaattgtttagttggattctcatgaaaaaaaatcgattggttaaacaaatgtttcaaaatttgttgtggtattgttttgtctataaattataaaatttattgaattaatatatttaattattgcatccttaaataatattttattaagacattagagaaatatgttttgagttgttttgtcaaaattgtacaaaaatctatgctttttcatatttgtaacttaaaaaagatacattatgacaatttgaaattaatcaaaattgaataaaatggtaattaaatatttgtaaatctaattgtttttttatcttgtttagttggattctcatgaaaaaaaacgataggttaaacaaatgtttcaaaatttgttgtgttattgttttgcctataaattacaaaatttattgaattaatatatttaattattgcacccttaaataatattttattaagacattagagaagtatgttttgagttgttttgtcaaaattgtacaaaaatttatgctttttcatatttgtcacgaaaatttatatgttaaacttctttttacaaaattcttaactttgtcacgaaaacaaaaatctatgctttttcatatttgtcaacgttctcacactttcaaagaatatattagcttagtcacttacttattttttttttacaaaacaaagtatcggagtcttgaaagttgaattcatattattctaaatgtacataagagtttgtgattacatacttagtggttcttgtatatgtgtccaagaaagtttcaatggcttagtggtaattgtcatatatatatatcatactaacccgggtttgATCCTCACTttcgcattgttttttcattttttacgaaaaataaatgagatgacatggcaattttgggctttctgattggttgatttttctatcctacgtggacactctctccatggcttataccCCCCTTggcaatttatatgttaaacttacttttacaaaattcttaactttgtcacgaaaacaaaaatctatgttttttcatatttgtcaacgttctcacactttcaaagaatatattagcttagtcacttacttatttttttttttacaaaacaaagtatcggagtcttgaaagttgaattcatattattctaaatgtacataagagtttgtgattacatacttagtggttcttgtatatgtgtccaggaaagtttcaatggcttagtggtaactgtcctatatatatttcatactaacccgggttcgaaccTCACTttcgcattgttttttcattttttacgaaaaataaatgagatgacattAGTTAATTGGCTTTTTTAGGAAATAGGAAGGTGTAAGCATTTAAGAACAGAGCCATATAGCTTTGAataagtttcttttatttttctacaaTTTTCTATTTAGGCTGACGAATTGATGATGCTCACGGATGATATTCTTAAATACCTAACATTAATACCACCCTTTATTTACATACACAAACACTTTATCGGGATTGATCAATTGACGTAGGAAAGTTACTTCTAATAAATATCTCaacaaattgtttcaaaaaataaaataatatttcaacaAACTTTTTCTGaacaatttatatgttatttggtGTACATTAATGTATATTCATAGAATATTTAAACCAATGGTTTTCGAGTTTTTTGTTTGTGAGGATACTTTCTCCTAACCAGACGGCTGGTTCTAAATGTGTAACCGTATCAATATAAAATGCAATGTGTATTAAATTTGGTATATTAATGTTTATGGCAGTGAGACTGGTCTTAGGATTTCAATGCATTTAAATGGAAAGATTGGTGAGGTtattaaattgaaaattaaatgaaattagatttattttaatGCACATAATAAACCTTAAAATCCCAGGCATTTACTCACTCTGAAATCTATTtaagtattaaaatataaattctccgttttattttcttttaggtTGGAGTGGAATATTGGTTTCCTTAAATGTAGAATATATATACTGCATGATTTATTTGTAAGCGAAATACATACAGTATTTGTTTTGTATACATCCAAGCGCTGCACAAGCATTCCAAtaaatatccaaaatagattGATCGAGCACAGTGATAGAATATAGTATCAACAAATACTCACATgcttgtaacaaaaaaaaggaactcACATGTGAACAAGGAACTAAAGAGAGtttcataaactaaaaaattagGTCGAGGTTGAGGTCGAGAATCAAGTGTGTTTTTCATCTATGGATATATCTGTAGCTCGTGGGTTTCAAAAAATAGGCCCATGTAGAGTGTACTAAGCGCATTCTTAACTTAAGCCCCAACTATTATTCCTTTCATCTTGTTTTGAGTATATGTACTTATGGCCGTTAATCCTTAATTCTCTTTCTAATAccaaactaggataagacccgcgccttgcgcgggattaagttattatttttattatattttggagaatgaaacaatagtttggcttcatttggattacaggtgttcaatccggatatcgggttggtttcggttcggttcggttttttcggtatttggttagtaaaatataactactattctaaatccatatttactttgactttagtctttcacatacttttgaaagatttcaactggacgactaaattgatcagccaatcttgttgttttaaatcattagtgtacatatatatatatatatatatattatttagtttgaatatttattaaataaaaattcatatgcgttatattttatgatcatttgtaacttattataacaaaaaaataatctattgatcacaaaattttcagagtgggaatattcaaatttctaataatatatagacgttttgaaaaattcaaatataacatataagaaaaaataaaaatgtttttattatatatttaatgtgattttttaatatctttcaataatataaaattaaaaaaaagaactaagataccaaaattgttctcaaatatttattattcataataattaattttcatatatacgttaatcatattaggtaatttcgtagcttctaattaaggaaagtgcaaaaaaaagtttggtagattatttatcaattcgatagttagtttaataaaaaatataatgtaagtcaagatggaccaacctatttttctaagaatagtatattttatatagtcatttattatatgagaatttttaatcatacagttctatgatcattcatatcattttataaatgaatatttaaatcatcgataacaaaattttcaatgtgaaatctttaataagtttataaattataaatgtttttgaaaattcattgaaagttttaatattaaaatatttatgtaatcttatggtatatagtataatctatatatatatatatgttttattattaaatgatatttttttactcatatggttttaaaataatgtgtatcttcttataatattaaataaaagttcatattaatacaattttatgatcatttgtaacttattatg comes from the Brassica napus cultivar Da-Ae chromosome A7, Da-Ae, whole genome shotgun sequence genome and includes:
- the LOC125576205 gene encoding uncharacterized protein LOC125576205, which gives rise to MDTGSDSAVWSVDGSKCKKFSSQQIFNAIRRTSPQKSWAPLVWHKASIPRHSNTTWLFILNRNPTFDRLISWNIDIDPACLLCGDGEESRNHLFFECSFSLVVWRSLLHRFHLSSVPSRWADILLWLPNAHPDSMVRLAILQVWQAAIYELWKERNRRVHDGLTLPPIRIMRYISSSLRDKCSALLSLSHPLGPRLAQFWFDPP
- the LOC125576401 gene encoding uncharacterized protein LOC125576401; protein product: MAADVSSLVRLLNGYNDAKESSGAKSTTAPMTRDLLGSRGGGGGGDRSLELDLDLQVPTGWEKRLDLKSGKVYLQRCNSTSSSSITNADQSNQTLPTTSSSFQDLNLFPPNPTNSHAKPLLNLFDDTSPELKLLPPNRNFQSVCTLDKVKSALERAERDPVVLKKRQSPDDRHHHRGAEVASSSPVAAGCPGCLSYVLVMKNNPRCPRCDTVVSLPTSSSTKKKVKIDLNISI